The nucleotide sequence AAAATTTTCGCCGTTCATGTTGTGCAGGTGCGCCTTGATTTCCTTCAGCGAGCTGCCAACATCCTTAAGCATGGTAAGCATATCAAATTCAAAAAACTGTTCGATTCCGTAGCGGCGGTACCTGTTTTCTGAAACATATTTTGGTTTCAGCAGCCCTTCCTTTTCATAAAACAGCAGGGTGCTTTTTTGTGTGCGGCACAGGCTGGCAAATTCACCTGTGGTGAGCAGGTTTTTTTTCATTACAATTTTTCCTTGACTATAAAGTAACTTTATACTTTACGCTGGCAAATTACAGACAAATGCGCAAGCCGAATTTTGTTTGCCAATATATGAATTGAGGTGTTTGTAATGCGTTGCCTTACCAAAATTTCCCGCCTGCTGCGGCTTATGGTCATATGTTGCCTGCCCCTGGCGGTGTTCGGCTGCAGTGATGCAGAAAAGCCAGAGAACACCCTTGTGGAGGTCCTGTATCTTGTGCTGGGCGAAGAAAAGGTGACGCTGAGCAGCACGCTGCCGGGCAGGGTTACAGCCCTGGTGACGGCAGAAGTGCGGCCCCAGGTAGACGGCATTGTTCTTGAGCGTCTTTTTGAAGAAGGCACAGATGTAAAAGAGGGGCAGGTTTTATACCGGTTAGACCCGGCCAGCTATCAGGCGGCGTATGCCACGGCTAGTGCATCGCTTGCAGAGGCAAAAGCCGCAGTAACGTCCATAGCGCTGCTGGAAAAACGCCAGAAGCTGCTGATCAAACAGTATGCCGTAAGCCAGCAGGAGCTGGACAATTCCATATCGCTGCACGGGCAGGCCCGCGCCCGCGTTGCCAGAGCCGAGGCCGAGCTGCAATCTGCCGCCATCAACCTTGCGCATACCGAAATAAAGGCCCCGGTTTCTGGGCGTATAGGAGCCTCTGCCTTTACGGTGGGTGCTCTTGTTACGGCAAACCAGCCATCGGCACTGGCCGTGATACAGCAGATTGACCGTGTGTTTGTGGACATAACCCAGCCCAGCGCCGACAGCGTTCGCCTGCGCCGGGCCATAGCCCAGGGGCGGGTGTCTGCCAACGGCAATAGCACCAAGGTGCGCCTGATCCTTGAAGACGGCTCGCCCTACACGCCTGTTGCGGCGGCGCAACAGGCTGGTGAACCGGCATGGATACGGGGAGACCTGCTGTTTTCTGAAATATCTGTGGGGCAAAGCACGGGAAGCCTCATGCTGCGGGCTGTGATTAGCAATCCGGATGGGCTGCTTCTTCCCGGCATGTATGTAAAGGCCGTTATTGAAGAAGGCTCGATAGACAGGGCCGTGCTGATTCCGCAGGGGGCAGCCTTTGCGAACAGTGCCGGGGGACACGCTGTTTATACTTTGCACAAAGAGGGCGCAAAGGAGGGTCTTTATGGTGTGGCGCGGCGCGATGTGCGCCTTGAGCGCACCATTGGCAACCGCTGGCTTGTGGGTGCTGGACTGAGTGCAGGCGACATGCTGGTGGTTGAGGGTTTCCAGAAAGCCGTGCCGGGTGAAACCGTTATTGGCGTACCAGCCCCGGCAGCAAACGCAAACGTCACCCCCGCCCCGGCAGCAGCCAAAGGGGTGCGGTAACGTATGGCGGATTTTTTTATCAATCGCCCCATTTTTGCATGGGTTATTGCCATCATTATCATGCTGGCCGGGGGGCTTGCCATCGTTCGGCTTCCTGTTGCCCATTACCCGGATATCGCCCTGCCGCAGATATCCATTTCGGCGCAGTATCCGGGAGCGTCCGCATCCATAATTGACCGCAGCGTAACGCAAATTATTGAGCAGCAGATAAAAGGACTGGACAATCTGCTGCACATGAAATCCTCCAGCAGTTCTTCTGGCGGTACGGAAATCATCCTTACCTTTGCTGCGGGCACAGATGCAAATACGGCGCAGGTGCAGGTGCAAAACAAGTTGCAGCAGGCCCTTTCGCTGTTGCCCGATGCCGTGCAGCGGCAAGGGGTTCAGGCTTTAAAGGCTGTGGACAACTCGT is from Desulfovibrio desulfuricans and encodes:
- a CDS encoding efflux RND transporter periplasmic adaptor subunit, producing MRCLTKISRLLRLMVICCLPLAVFGCSDAEKPENTLVEVLYLVLGEEKVTLSSTLPGRVTALVTAEVRPQVDGIVLERLFEEGTDVKEGQVLYRLDPASYQAAYATASASLAEAKAAVTSIALLEKRQKLLIKQYAVSQQELDNSISLHGQARARVARAEAELQSAAINLAHTEIKAPVSGRIGASAFTVGALVTANQPSALAVIQQIDRVFVDITQPSADSVRLRRAIAQGRVSANGNSTKVRLILEDGSPYTPVAAAQQAGEPAWIRGDLLFSEISVGQSTGSLMLRAVISNPDGLLLPGMYVKAVIEEGSIDRAVLIPQGAAFANSAGGHAVYTLHKEGAKEGLYGVARRDVRLERTIGNRWLVGAGLSAGDMLVVEGFQKAVPGETVIGVPAPAANANVTPAPAAAKGVR